The following are encoded in a window of Nitrospirota bacterium genomic DNA:
- a CDS encoding TonB family protein encodes MNEGIRYGAALASMAFGSSLVFGSLILMNELGGGPPAQSDARPSHFEVQKLVEPPKKKEVEAKPRRNEPSTWRPPAALDGLDSQLAGVDVGLPSLDLADMVRPSDRLLGSGDDLVMTDEAVDVKPRPTRRAALDYPMQARTKGIEGYVVLNVLITPSGDVEKVKVLESSPPQIFDQVAVDSVRQWQFEPAVYKGQPVRVWAKQKIGFDLS; translated from the coding sequence ATGAACGAGGGTATTCGATACGGAGCTGCGTTGGCGTCAATGGCGTTCGGATCATCGCTGGTCTTCGGGTCGCTCATCCTGATGAACGAACTGGGCGGAGGACCTCCGGCGCAGTCCGACGCGCGACCCAGCCACTTCGAGGTTCAGAAGCTCGTGGAGCCTCCCAAAAAGAAGGAGGTGGAGGCCAAACCGCGGCGTAATGAACCGTCGACGTGGCGGCCGCCGGCCGCCCTCGACGGCCTCGACTCCCAGCTCGCCGGCGTGGACGTGGGACTTCCCTCGCTTGACTTGGCCGACATGGTGCGGCCCAGCGATCGCCTTCTCGGCAGCGGCGACGACTTGGTGATGACCGACGAGGCCGTGGACGTGAAGCCGCGGCCCACCAGGCGCGCGGCGCTCGACTATCCGATGCAGGCCAGGACCAAGGGCATCGAAGGCTACGTGGTGCTCAATGTGTTGATCACGCCTTCCGGCGACGTGGAAAAGGTCAAGGTCCTGGAATCGAGCCCTCCCCAGATCTTTGACCAGGTGGCGGTGGACAGCGTGCGCCAGTGGCAATTCGAACCCGCCGTGTACAAAGGCCAGCCGGTCAGGGTGTGGGCCAAACAAAAGATCGGTTTTGACCTGAGTTAG
- a CDS encoding biopolymer transporter ExbD: MRFREPKDAQGQGIDITPLVDMVFILLIFFMVSTTFIKDMDLDIQRPTATSATPASSKAIRVYIDGSGDTFLDGKPVRTWLIQSRLRDLLKISTTNSVLVVVDESVPANKLVEVVDQCRLAGAKDVGVATKEEVG; this comes from the coding sequence GTGAGATTCCGCGAACCGAAGGATGCGCAGGGCCAAGGGATCGACATCACGCCCTTGGTCGACATGGTGTTCATCCTGCTGATCTTCTTCATGGTCAGCACCACGTTCATCAAGGACATGGATCTGGACATTCAACGTCCCACCGCCACCAGCGCCACGCCCGCGTCGAGCAAGGCCATCCGCGTGTATATCGACGGGAGCGGGGACACCTTTCTGGACGGCAAACCAGTGAGGACGTGGTTGATTCAGAGCCGCCTCCGCGACCTGCTCAAGATCAGCACCACGAACTCTGTGCTCGTGGTGGTCGATGAATCGGTGCCTGCCAACAAGCTGGTCGAAGTCGTGGATCAGTGCCGGCTGGCCGGCGCCAAGGACGTGGGCGTGGCGACGAAGGAAGAAGTGGGCTGA
- a CDS encoding MotA/TolQ/ExbB proton channel family protein — MPQGLFQQGLDLFAHYVEVGGYVMPPLVAATLLLWFAIGYRALALRRGGVQPVRTLIDRQLKHPAETRTGIVEAAVGRGIGVYRRGTPSLRRALDDVFGEYDRDLKRFSLLIRIIVVAAPLLGLLGTVSGMIETFKSLEDMSLFSQSGGIAGGIAQALFTTQLGLAVAIPGLIIKGYLDKKQRTIQMELAQIKNILCTMAQRPQTPEVAA, encoded by the coding sequence ATGCCCCAGGGGTTGTTTCAGCAAGGGCTCGATCTATTCGCCCACTACGTGGAGGTGGGCGGCTACGTCATGCCGCCGTTGGTCGCCGCCACATTGCTGCTGTGGTTTGCGATCGGCTATCGGGCTCTGGCGTTGAGGCGGGGCGGCGTGCAGCCGGTGCGAACCCTGATCGATCGGCAACTCAAACACCCCGCTGAGACCCGCACAGGCATCGTCGAAGCTGCGGTGGGGCGCGGCATCGGGGTCTACCGGAGGGGGACGCCGTCCCTGCGCAGAGCCCTGGACGACGTGTTCGGCGAGTATGACCGCGACTTGAAGCGGTTCTCCCTCTTGATCCGGATCATCGTGGTGGCCGCGCCTTTGCTGGGGCTGCTCGGAACGGTCAGCGGCATGATCGAGACCTTCAAATCCCTGGAGGACATGTCGCTGTTCTCGCAGTCCGGCGGCATTGCAGGCGGCATTGCGCAAGCCTTGTTCACCACCCAGCTCGGCCTGGCCGTGGCGATACCCGGGCTGATCATCAAGGGGTACTTGGACAAGAAACAACGGACGATCCAAATGGAGCTCGCACAGATCAAAAACATCCTGTGCACCATGGCGCAACGGCCGCAGACGCCTGAGGTCGCGGCGTGA
- a CDS encoding MotA/TolQ/ExbB proton channel family protein, whose product MITRLGALSLVTISLAAGSLTHGASAAAQQTAPVSPSPATAAAPRPEPPAGAEGGLERAYKKEFAFLGAQRRELKQRIEQMDTTAREEASDVGNQIERLEGELLALNAQGDRLQEQLEEAERAADTNAGSRETLEAVFDQAGTTLTKHGHALIDTDDFKALDDEAKIGKLFAVTSNVVSGLSGLRQTPGAFYLRDGTKTSGTVIRVGNIAAYGVSEAGSGALAPAGGGQMKLWTLPAADVAQALARNEQPDPLKVFLYESLDKQVTEDQNQTLLQHVDSGGLIGWLIVALGGLALLLILLRAAFLKSASTSTGDVLNSVGELVKQGDLNKALEECHRSKGSTGRVLAATIRNLDRDREHLEDIVSESILNESGHLNRFGAFILVLAAVAPLLGLLGTVTGMIQTFDIITVFGTGDPKLLSGGISVALVTTELGLAVAIPALVLGHLLSGWSERIKDDMEKAALRVTNLYHQTKAAA is encoded by the coding sequence ATGATCACGCGCCTTGGCGCCCTTTCCCTGGTCACGATCAGCCTCGCGGCCGGAAGCCTGACCCATGGGGCATCCGCCGCGGCCCAGCAGACCGCGCCCGTGTCGCCGAGCCCGGCAACAGCGGCTGCGCCGCGCCCCGAACCGCCGGCGGGAGCAGAGGGCGGGCTGGAGCGAGCCTACAAAAAGGAATTCGCGTTCCTGGGAGCGCAACGGCGCGAGCTCAAACAGCGAATCGAACAAATGGACACCACGGCCCGCGAGGAGGCTTCTGACGTCGGAAATCAGATCGAACGCCTCGAGGGCGAGTTGTTGGCGCTGAACGCCCAGGGCGACCGGCTGCAGGAACAGCTCGAGGAGGCCGAACGCGCGGCCGACACCAACGCCGGCAGCCGCGAGACGCTCGAGGCGGTCTTTGATCAGGCCGGCACCACGCTGACGAAACACGGCCACGCCCTGATCGACACGGATGATTTCAAAGCCCTGGATGACGAAGCCAAGATTGGAAAGCTCTTTGCGGTGACAAGCAACGTGGTCTCCGGTCTGTCCGGTCTCAGGCAGACGCCAGGCGCCTTTTACCTGCGGGACGGCACCAAAACCAGCGGCACGGTGATCCGGGTGGGCAATATCGCGGCCTACGGGGTGAGCGAGGCCGGCAGCGGCGCGCTGGCTCCGGCCGGCGGGGGCCAGATGAAGTTGTGGACGCTCCCTGCTGCGGACGTGGCGCAGGCCTTGGCCCGCAACGAGCAGCCCGATCCGCTCAAAGTCTTTCTCTATGAGTCGCTGGACAAGCAAGTCACCGAGGACCAGAACCAAACGCTGCTGCAACACGTTGACAGCGGCGGGTTGATCGGGTGGCTGATCGTGGCCCTCGGTGGGTTGGCGTTGCTCCTGATCCTGCTGCGCGCGGCATTCCTGAAATCAGCCAGCACGAGCACGGGTGACGTCCTCAACAGCGTGGGGGAGCTTGTCAAACAAGGCGATCTGAACAAAGCCCTGGAGGAATGCCATCGCAGCAAGGGCTCCACGGGCCGCGTCCTCGCCGCCACGATCCGCAACTTGGACCGCGACCGCGAGCATCTCGAAGACATTGTGTCCGAAAGTATTCTCAACGAGAGCGGACACCTCAACCGATTCGGCGCCTTTATCCTCGTGCTGGCCGCCGTCGCTCCGTTGCTGGGCCTGCTGGGCACGGTGACCGGCATGATTCAGACCTTTGACATCATCACGGTGTTCGGCACCGGCGACCCCAAGCTGTTGTCCGGCGGCATCTCGGTCGCCCTGGTCACCACCGAGTTGGGATTGGCCGTCGCCATCCCCGCACTGGTGCTGGGCCACCTGCTCTCGGGCTGGAGCGAACGCATCAAGGACGACATGGAGAAGGCGGCGTTGCGCGTCACGAACCTCTACCACCAGACCAAAGCCGCGGCGTGA
- a CDS encoding DUF3450 family protein, which translates to MRIAGAQRRFVLSIGWVWLASLAVAPSVQADSVERLAEELVKLRGEVEELNAELDRKKANHRTDMRALQAQRAELQAETQREQLRIEKLKASLTKQREIARKAGIDQQELKPVVYRALDDLEALIRRSLPFKTSERLSEVDALRRQVQTDVLTPHKAVSRLWGLYEDEIRLASENGLDRQAIQLNGEERLADVARLGMVMMYFRTSGGDYGRVVNSGGRWQYEVLPRAADQDRVATLFDSLNRQIRTGYFELPAPFTRNILVSEKP; encoded by the coding sequence ATGAGAATCGCTGGCGCTCAGCGCCGATTCGTTCTTTCCATCGGATGGGTATGGCTCGCATCGCTGGCCGTCGCCCCGTCAGTGCAGGCTGATTCCGTGGAACGGCTTGCCGAGGAGTTGGTCAAGTTGCGCGGCGAGGTCGAGGAGTTGAACGCGGAGTTGGACCGGAAGAAGGCCAATCACCGGACGGACATGCGCGCGTTGCAGGCCCAGCGCGCGGAACTGCAAGCCGAAACGCAGCGCGAACAACTCCGAATCGAAAAGCTCAAAGCAAGTCTCACTAAACAGCGCGAAATCGCGCGCAAGGCCGGCATCGATCAACAGGAGCTCAAGCCGGTGGTGTATCGCGCGCTCGACGATCTCGAGGCATTGATCCGGCGCTCTCTGCCGTTCAAGACGTCGGAGCGTCTGTCGGAAGTGGACGCGCTCCGCCGTCAGGTTCAGACCGACGTGTTGACGCCGCACAAGGCCGTCAGCCGCCTCTGGGGCCTGTACGAGGACGAGATCAGGCTCGCGAGTGAGAACGGTTTGGACCGCCAGGCGATCCAGCTCAACGGAGAGGAGCGCTTGGCGGACGTGGCCAGGTTGGGCATGGTGATGATGTATTTCCGAACCAGCGGCGGCGACTACGGTCGCGTGGTCAACAGCGGGGGTCGCTGGCAATACGAAGTCCTGCCACGGGCCGCGGATCAGGACCGGGTCGCCACGCTTTTCGACTCGCTCAACCGCCAGATCCGCACCGGGTATTTCGAACTGCCGGCCCCGTTCACCCGCAACATCCTGGTGAGCGAAAAGCCATGA
- a CDS encoding putative porin, which produces MKRGVGAALVGLLTLSYAATAAAEGRVPLEELLFDKGILTKDEAASVQKKKFSSLIDRITFNNDIRLRYETFYMTTADDRYRMRFRLRLGADVKLDTITVGIRLASGTGEQVSTNQTFDNLSSQKAIWIDRAYIRWQGDSTRWLSLTGGRMPNPFFTVYSSDVVWDDDFNPEGVAENLKFKLGGAELFVNLAQIVLDEDSSGKPDTDQWLFGQQVGATASPVHDVKTTLAVAYYNAVNVQYPNGTLSQSVVQSGNSRCDLGPPVTPTGCVANQLINDYNVVDITAMVGFKVLSLPVSVMADYVTNTADTVDSTGADTEDSGYQAGLILGKASAPQTWEVAYFYKQLGTDATLADISDSDFGTGGTDRKGSIVWAAYNPNKALQVKVKYFKTKIEDDQAAPNDINRLQADLSVKF; this is translated from the coding sequence ATGAAGAGAGGGGTGGGGGCTGCATTGGTGGGACTGCTGACGCTGTCGTACGCCGCGACAGCAGCAGCGGAAGGACGTGTGCCGTTGGAGGAACTCCTGTTCGACAAAGGCATTTTGACGAAGGATGAGGCGGCATCGGTACAGAAGAAAAAGTTTTCGTCGTTGATCGACCGGATCACGTTCAACAACGATATTCGGCTTCGGTACGAGACGTTTTATATGACCACTGCCGACGATCGTTACCGCATGCGGTTCCGGTTGCGCCTTGGAGCCGACGTGAAGCTGGACACCATTACCGTCGGCATCCGCTTGGCGAGCGGGACCGGCGAGCAGGTGTCCACCAATCAGACTTTCGACAACCTGTCGAGCCAAAAGGCGATCTGGATCGACCGTGCGTACATTCGGTGGCAGGGGGACAGCACGCGGTGGCTAAGCCTCACCGGAGGCCGCATGCCCAATCCCTTCTTTACGGTGTATTCCAGCGATGTGGTGTGGGACGACGACTTCAACCCCGAGGGCGTGGCCGAAAACCTCAAATTCAAACTGGGGGGGGCGGAACTCTTCGTGAATCTCGCGCAGATCGTGTTGGATGAGGACAGCAGCGGCAAGCCGGACACGGATCAGTGGCTCTTCGGGCAACAGGTGGGCGCCACTGCGAGCCCGGTGCACGACGTGAAGACGACTCTGGCGGTCGCCTACTACAACGCCGTCAACGTCCAGTACCCAAACGGTACGCTGAGCCAAAGCGTGGTTCAAAGCGGAAACAGCCGTTGCGACCTGGGACCTCCTGTGACGCCGACGGGCTGTGTCGCGAATCAGTTGATCAACGACTATAACGTGGTGGACATCACGGCAATGGTCGGTTTCAAGGTTCTGTCGTTGCCGGTCTCGGTGATGGCCGACTATGTCACGAACACCGCGGATACGGTGGATTCGACCGGCGCCGACACAGAGGACAGCGGTTACCAAGCCGGTTTGATCCTGGGCAAAGCCAGCGCTCCCCAAACCTGGGAGGTGGCGTACTTCTATAAGCAGTTGGGGACCGATGCCACGCTGGCTGATATCTCTGACTCGGACTTTGGCACGGGCGGGACCGATCGCAAGGGGAGCATCGTCTGGGCCGCGTACAACCCGAACAAAGCGCTCCAGGTCAAGGTGAAGTACTTCAAGACCAAGATCGAGGACGATCAGGCTGCGCCGAACGACATCAATCGGTTGCAGGCGGATCTGTCGGTCAAGTTCTAA
- a CDS encoding PstS family phosphate ABC transporter substrate-binding protein — METRRYWGLGFVAALVGTLSLASPPSIDAATLIKVDGSSTVYPITEAVAEEFQKKNPKVRVTVGISGTGGGFKKFCGGETDISDASRPIKVSEVELCLDNKIAYIELPVAYDGLAVLVNPKNDWVTSMTPKELKKLWEPAAQGKIKRWSQIRAGWPDKEIHLFGPGVDSGTYDYFTEAIVGKEHSSRGDFTASEDDNVLVQGIANDPLALGFFGVAYYEHNKDRLKLVAIDDENPKNGDGPILPEFENVKNATYQPLSRPIFIYVNKKALDRAEINAFVKFYLTEGRPLVKEVGYIPLPDDVYDLALKRTESRVVGSVFGGKGSQVGVTLQSLLSAEK; from the coding sequence ATGGAAACACGACGGTATTGGGGACTGGGGTTTGTGGCCGCGCTGGTGGGGACGCTTTCCTTAGCATCGCCGCCATCGATCGACGCTGCAACCCTCATCAAAGTCGACGGGTCGAGCACCGTGTACCCGATCACCGAAGCGGTGGCCGAGGAGTTTCAGAAGAAGAACCCGAAGGTGAGGGTCACGGTCGGCATCTCTGGTACCGGCGGCGGGTTCAAGAAGTTCTGTGGGGGGGAGACCGATATTTCGGATGCGTCGCGCCCGATCAAGGTGTCGGAAGTCGAGTTGTGTCTCGATAACAAGATCGCCTACATCGAGCTACCGGTGGCCTACGATGGACTCGCGGTGTTGGTCAACCCGAAGAACGATTGGGTAACCAGCATGACTCCCAAAGAACTCAAAAAGCTGTGGGAGCCGGCAGCTCAAGGCAAGATCAAGCGCTGGAGCCAGATTCGAGCCGGGTGGCCGGACAAGGAGATCCACCTCTTCGGGCCCGGGGTAGACTCTGGAACGTACGATTACTTCACGGAAGCCATCGTGGGCAAAGAGCATTCGAGCCGTGGCGACTTTACCGCGAGCGAAGACGACAATGTGTTGGTTCAGGGCATTGCCAACGACCCCTTGGCCCTCGGATTTTTCGGGGTGGCCTACTACGAGCACAACAAGGACCGCCTTAAGCTCGTGGCCATCGACGACGAAAATCCCAAGAACGGCGACGGTCCGATCCTCCCTGAATTCGAGAACGTGAAGAACGCGACGTACCAGCCGTTGTCGCGGCCGATCTTCATCTACGTCAACAAGAAGGCGCTGGATCGGGCCGAGATCAATGCATTCGTGAAGTTCTACCTGACAGAGGGGCGGCCGTTGGTCAAAGAAGTGGGGTACATTCCGTTGCCGGACGACGTTTACGATCTGGCGCTGAAGCGGACCGAGTCGCGGGTGGTCGGATCCGTGTTCGGCGGGAAGGGGTCGCAGGTCGGCGTGACGCTGCAATCGTTGTTGTCGGCTGAGAAGTAA
- the pstC gene encoding phosphate ABC transporter permease subunit PstC, with product MAAPIRHKYSEQVIHGVLFLCGALSILTTLGIVAVLLVETFAFFREVSVIDFLTDTQWTPLFADKHFGILPLISGTVLTAGIAIVVALPIGLVSALYLSEYASGRLRSVIKPVLEILAGIPTVVYGYFALLFITPLLQQVIPTLSGFNALAPGIVIGVMIIPMVSSLSEDAMFAVPQSLREGAYALGSSKLQVALKVVVPAALSGIAASILLGISRAIGETMILAIAAGQQPRLTLNPLVPIETMTAYIVQVSLGDTPTGTLEYRTIFAVGMMLFLSTLMLNMISMWLRQRYQEREA from the coding sequence GTGGCTGCACCTATCCGTCACAAGTACAGCGAACAAGTGATTCACGGGGTGTTGTTCTTGTGCGGGGCGCTCTCGATCTTAACCACGCTGGGGATCGTGGCGGTCTTGCTGGTGGAGACCTTCGCGTTTTTCCGCGAGGTCTCGGTCATCGACTTCTTGACGGACACCCAATGGACTCCGCTCTTTGCCGACAAACACTTCGGCATCCTGCCGCTCATCTCAGGGACCGTGCTCACTGCGGGGATCGCGATCGTGGTCGCGTTGCCGATTGGATTGGTGAGCGCGCTGTATCTGAGCGAATACGCGAGCGGGCGCCTGCGGAGCGTGATCAAGCCCGTATTGGAAATCCTGGCGGGAATTCCCACCGTGGTCTACGGCTACTTTGCCCTGCTTTTTATTACGCCGCTGTTGCAGCAGGTAATTCCCACGCTCTCGGGCTTCAACGCGCTCGCCCCGGGTATCGTCATCGGCGTGATGATCATTCCGATGGTCTCGTCCTTGTCCGAAGACGCGATGTTCGCCGTGCCGCAGAGCCTGCGGGAAGGGGCGTACGCGTTGGGCTCGTCCAAGCTCCAGGTGGCGCTGAAAGTCGTGGTGCCGGCTGCGTTGTCCGGGATTGCCGCGTCAATCCTCCTGGGCATCTCCCGCGCCATCGGGGAGACCATGATCCTCGCCATCGCGGCGGGTCAGCAACCGCGCCTGACGCTGAATCCCTTGGTGCCGATCGAAACCATGACCGCGTACATCGTGCAGGTGAGCCTGGGCGACACGCCCACCGGCACGCTCGAATACCGGACGATCTTTGCGGTCGGGATGATGCTGTTTCTCAGCACGTTGATGCTCAACATGATCAGCATGTGGCTTCGCCAGCGCTATCAGGAGCGTGAGGCATGA
- the pstA gene encoding phosphate ABC transporter permease PstA: MRLEAGALSRMLLRRQVAEVGFRAVAVAALLVALGSLVALLLDAFVDGAGRLSWQFLTSFPSRHPEQAGILAALVGSVALILLTAVFALPIGVGAAVYLEEYEGRTWWARVIEVNIANLAGVPSIVYGLLGLELFVRALHLERSLLAGALTMALLVLPIIIIASREALRTVPNSIREASCALGATQWQTIWHQVLPMAFPGILTGSILAFSRAIGEAAPLITIGALTYVAFLPDGLLSPFTALPIQIFNWVSRPQPGFHVNAAAAIIVLLVVLLLLNAAAVYLRHRYQRRVQL, encoded by the coding sequence ATGAGGCTCGAGGCCGGGGCCCTCTCGCGGATGTTGCTGCGGCGTCAGGTCGCGGAGGTCGGGTTCCGCGCGGTGGCCGTCGCCGCCTTGCTGGTCGCGTTGGGGAGTCTGGTCGCCCTGCTCCTGGACGCATTCGTTGACGGCGCAGGACGCCTGTCCTGGCAGTTTCTCACCAGTTTTCCCTCGCGCCACCCGGAACAGGCCGGAATTCTTGCGGCGTTGGTGGGTTCGGTGGCGCTCATCCTGCTTACCGCGGTGTTTGCGCTGCCTATCGGCGTGGGCGCGGCGGTCTACTTGGAAGAGTACGAGGGCAGGACGTGGTGGGCGCGCGTGATCGAGGTCAACATCGCCAACCTGGCCGGGGTGCCGTCGATTGTGTACGGGCTGCTCGGCCTGGAACTCTTTGTCCGCGCGCTCCACCTCGAACGCAGCCTGCTGGCCGGCGCGCTGACCATGGCCTTGCTGGTATTACCCATCATCATCATTGCCTCGCGTGAAGCCTTGCGAACCGTGCCGAACTCGATCCGCGAGGCCTCGTGCGCCTTGGGGGCCACCCAGTGGCAGACGATTTGGCACCAGGTGCTGCCCATGGCGTTCCCCGGCATCCTGACCGGCTCGATTCTCGCCTTCTCGCGCGCCATCGGCGAGGCCGCGCCCTTGATCACCATCGGCGCGCTCACGTACGTGGCGTTTCTGCCCGACGGCTTGTTGTCGCCGTTCACCGCGCTGCCGATCCAGATCTTCAACTGGGTATCGCGGCCCCAGCCCGGGTTTCACGTCAACGCCGCGGCCGCCATCATCGTGCTGTTGGTGGTGCTGCTCCTCCTGAACGCCGCGGCGGTGTACCTGCGGCATCGGTACCAACGCCGGGTGCAACTGTAG
- the pstB gene encoding phosphate ABC transporter ATP-binding protein PstB, protein MMEPTAAFEVERLDAWYGANQALRQVSLTIAEQKITAIIGPSGCGKSTFIRCLNRINDLVPGFRVSGTLRFKGQDIYTPGADPIGIRLRIGMVFQKPNPFPKSIYENIAYGPRLCGITDRNRLDALVEESLKKAALWDEVKDKLRHMAWALSGGQQQRLCIARALAVEPEVLLLDEPTSALDPIATAKIEELLVDLKKSYTMVIVTHNMQQAARISDATAFFMLGQLVEFGATSGMFTNPKEKMTEDYVTGRFG, encoded by the coding sequence ATGATGGAGCCGACCGCGGCCTTCGAGGTCGAACGACTGGACGCCTGGTACGGGGCGAACCAAGCCCTCCGTCAGGTCTCGCTGACCATCGCCGAGCAGAAGATCACGGCCATTATCGGCCCGTCAGGGTGCGGCAAAAGCACGTTTATCAGGTGCTTGAACCGCATCAACGACCTGGTACCTGGGTTTCGCGTCAGCGGAACGCTCCGGTTCAAAGGCCAAGACATCTATACGCCGGGCGCTGATCCGATCGGCATCCGCCTGCGGATCGGGATGGTGTTTCAAAAACCCAACCCGTTTCCGAAATCGATCTACGAGAACATCGCGTATGGGCCGCGGCTGTGCGGGATCACGGACCGAAACCGGTTGGACGCCCTGGTTGAAGAAAGTCTCAAGAAGGCCGCGTTGTGGGATGAAGTCAAGGACAAGCTCCGGCACATGGCGTGGGCCCTGTCGGGCGGCCAACAGCAGCGCCTGTGCATCGCCCGTGCGCTCGCGGTCGAACCCGAGGTGCTGCTGCTCGACGAACCGACCTCGGCCTTGGATCCGATCGCGACCGCAAAAATCGAGGAGCTCTTGGTTGATTTGAAGAAAAGTTATACCATGGTGATCGTGACGCACAATATGCAGCAGGCCGCGCGTATTTCGGACGCGACCGCGTTTTTCATGCTGGGGCAGCTCGTGGAGTTTGGCGCGACCTCGGGAATGTTCACCAATCCCAAAGAAAAGATGACCGAAGACTACGTCACGGGACGGTTCGGCTGA
- the phoU gene encoding phosphate signaling complex protein PhoU, which yields MRQFDEELNALKERILRMGSLVESQVANAIKALVERNTDLARNVIATDHQVNAYDVEIDEECIRLLALRQPTASDLRFITTAMKISTDLERMSDLAEDICERALELAEEPQLKPYIDIPRMAEHARMMVKEALDAFVNRNADLARKVCREDDFVDELTGQIFRELLSYMMEDPQTIRRAIRITFVAKYIERIADHATNVAEMVVYLVEGKIIRHTEV from the coding sequence ATGCGGCAATTCGACGAAGAACTCAATGCGCTGAAAGAGCGCATCCTGCGAATGGGCTCGTTGGTGGAGAGCCAGGTGGCCAATGCGATCAAGGCCCTGGTGGAGCGCAACACGGATTTGGCCCGCAACGTGATCGCCACCGACCATCAAGTCAACGCCTACGACGTGGAGATCGACGAGGAGTGCATCCGCCTGCTGGCGTTGCGCCAACCCACGGCCAGCGATCTGCGGTTCATCACCACGGCCATGAAGATTTCCACGGACCTCGAGCGCATGAGCGACCTGGCCGAAGACATCTGCGAGCGCGCGCTCGAATTGGCCGAGGAGCCGCAACTCAAGCCCTACATCGACATTCCGCGCATGGCCGAACACGCGCGCATGATGGTCAAGGAAGCGCTCGACGCCTTCGTGAACCGCAACGCGGACCTCGCGCGCAAAGTCTGTCGGGAAGACGACTTCGTTGACGAACTGACCGGCCAAATCTTCCGTGAACTTCTGTCCTATATGATGGAAGACCCGCAAACGATTCGACGAGCGATCCGCATCACGTTCGTCGCGAAGTACATCGAACGCATCGCCGACCACGCCACCAACGTGGCGGAAATGGTCGTCTACCTGGTCGAAGGCAAGATCATCAGGCACACCGAGGTGTGA